In a single window of the Thunnus albacares chromosome 1, fThuAlb1.1, whole genome shotgun sequence genome:
- the LOC122988569 gene encoding protocadherin-20 → MFNSKHLSLSKRGGIWGLCIILLYTSPLSCFANFSQAKELIYKIKEGLPRGTFIGAIGVDLNLDFTVEPPFLFSLPQKKVSGQYVNLNNTTGELYTSATEIDRETLCPDNAEGQGCVLALDVFVLPQQYFQLVKVKIVIEDVNDNRPKFPVDEISMSIPENTPINARYAVEQSAVDPDLGLHGVQTYWLVNDFGMFTLDVEENDGGELTPFLIVTEALDRETQAEYITDIIAEDGGTPPLLGAATLKIVITDVNDNCPQFTESHINVTLHGNTTKGAHLARLHAFDPDLGANAQISYAYSERVPRDTRNLFHLDRITGVIKLAGKIDTGTATFYKLTVLANGPGCIPAVATVTVHIIKVVTGPPSVIPRYIAPEKDGVVTIKESEPVFSPIAFFTVKNIDRNQRVDCHLEGTGPFRLGPYQLLKNEYLLETTEPLDYEKTQEYELIVVAKNTRGLVIKTFLKVQVLDENDNAPVFQQSLIELSIEENNPPNTFLTQLQATDQDSESRGEVIYLLGGDAPGIFVVDRVTGVLTVATSLDREEKETYRFIVRAVDQGTPRRESIATVVVTVQDRNDNSPRFINKDFTFFVPENFPGYGEIGVLSVTDADAGENGWVALSILNGSDIFLIDTGKGALRAKTSLDREQQGTYQLWIEAVDGGEPALSCVTMVTVLLLDVNDNPPIVLFPQSNQSYMLVLPNTLPGTSITEVYAVDKDTGMNAVIAYSIIKRKGGEPGSFAIDPETGNITLKRELSNRGLYSLLVKVSDHGQPEPLYSTVMVNFFVNETVSNESYIQSLLTKEADIEVEERPWYIGQMTEGPERYELFSCQPVLIALSVTCLGLFFSVVTLTSYICCKRFKKHRKKRSEVEIPLKMKNDSMQGVNRKLRQISNI, encoded by the exons ATGTTCAACAGCAAACACCTCAGCCTTAGCAAAAGAGGAGGAATATGG GGATTGTGCATCATCTTGCTTTACACCAGCCCTCTTTCCTGTTTTGCAAATTTCAGCCAAGCTAAAGAGCTCATCTATAAGATAAAGGAGGGATTACCCAGGGGGACCTTCATAGGGGCCATTGGAGTAGACTTAAATTTGGATTTCACGGTTGAGCCCCCCTTTTTATTCAGTCTGCCTCAAAAGAAGGTCAGTGGACAGTATGTGAACCTAAATAATACCACCGGAGAGCTTTACACATCTGCTACAGAGATTGACAGGGAGACACTCTGTCCTGATAACGCAGAGGGACAGGGATGTGTGCTCGCActggatgtgtttgtgttgcctCAGCAGTATTTTCAGCTGGTGAAAGTTAAGATCGTTATTGAGGATGTGAACGACAACAGGCCAAAGTTCCCTGTGGATGAGATCTCTATGTCTATCCCAGAAAACACACCCATCAATGCTCGTTATGCAGTGGAGCAGTCAGCAGTTGACCCAGACCTGGGTCTTCATGGAGTGCAGACCTACTGGCTTGTTAATGACTTTGGCATGTTCACACTGGATGTTGAGGAGAATGATGGGGGTGAGCTGACACCCTTTCTCATTGTGACAGAAGCTttggacagagagacacaggCTGAATACATTACAGATATCATCGCAGAGGATGGAGGGACCCCCCCTCTACTTGGCGCAGCTACTTTAAAAATTGTCATCACAGATGTGAACGATAACTGCCCCCAATTCACTGAGTCACACATTAATGTCACTCTGCATGGGAATACCACCAAAGGGGCACATTTGGCACGTCTACATGCTTTTGACCCTGACCTTGGTGCTAATGCTCAGATCAGCTATGCTTACAGTGAACGTGTGCCAAGGGATACCAGGAACTTGTTCCATTTGGACAGAATCACAGGGGTCATCAAGCTAGCAGGGAAAATAGACACTGGCACAGCCACGTTTTACAAACTCACTGTTCTGGCCAATGGACCTGGTTGTATACCTGCTGTTGCCACCGTTACTGTTCATATCATTAAAGTTGTGACAGGACCACCTTCTGTCATACCCCGGTATATTGCACCAGAAAAGGATGGAGTGGTGACAATAAAGGAGTCTGAGCCAGTGTTTTCTCCAATCgctttttttactgtcaaaaaCATTGACAGGAACCAAAGGGTGGACTGTCATTTGGAGGGTACTGGTCCCTTCAGGCTTGGCCCCTATCagcttttgaaaaatgaataccTGCTAGAGACTACTGAGCCGCTGGACTATGAGAAGACACAGGAGTATGAGCTAATTGTGGTTGCTAAGAACACACGGGGGCTTGTCATCAAGACCTTCCTCAAAGTGCAAGTATTGGATGAGAATGACAATGCTCCAGTGTTTCAGCAGTCTTTGATAGAACTATCTATAGAGGAGAACAATCCGCCAAATACCTTTCTAACCCAGCTGCAAGCCACAGACCAGGACAGTGAAAGCCGAGGGGAGGTCATCTATCTCCTTGGAGGTGACGCCCCTGGGATCTTTGTTGTAGATCGTGTGACAGGTGTTCTGACTGTGGCCACATCACTGGATCGCGAGGAGAAAGAGACATACCGGTTCATAGTGAGAGCAGTGGACCAGGGGACACCCAGGAGGGAGTCAATTGCAACTGTGGTGGTGACCGTGCAAGACCGCAATGACAACAGTCCACGCTTCATCAATAAGGACTTCACCTTCTTCGTGCCGGAGAACTTTCCAGGGTACGGTGAGATCGGAGTCCTCTCTGTGACAGATGCTGATGCTGGGGAAAATGGCTGGGTGGCTCTTTCTATCCTGAATGGCAGTGACATCTTCTTAATTGACACAGGCAAAGGCGCACTCAGGGCCAAGACCTCACTAGACCGTGAGCAACAGGGGACATACCAGCTGTGGATTGAGGCCGTTGATGGTGGAGAGCCTGCACTTTCCTGTGTCACAATGGTGACCGTGCTGCTGCTGGATGTTAATGACAACCCACCCATTGTCCTTTTCCCCCAGTCCAATCAGTCCTACATGCTGGTGCTCCCCAATACCCTACCAGGGACGTCGATCACAGAGGTGTACGCTGTGGATAAGGATACAGGCATGAATGCTGTGATTGCCTATAGCATCATAAAGAGGAAAGGTGGTGAGCCAGGGTCATTTGCCATTGACCCAGAAACAGGAAATATCACATTGAAGAGGGAGCTCAGCAACCGCGGCCTCTACAGCCTTCTGGTGAAGGTCAGTGATCATGGTCAGCCAGAGCCACTTTACTCAACAGTCATGGTTAACTTCTTTGTCAATGAAACAGTGAGCAACGAGAGCTACATCCAGAGTCTGCTGACCAAAGAGGCTGACATTGAGGTAGAGGAGAGGCCTTGGTATATTGGTCAGATGACAGAGGGGCCTGAGAGGTATGAGCTGTTCTCCTGTCAGCCTGTCCTCATAGCTCTTTCAGTGACATGTCTGGGGCTATTCTTCTCAGTTGTCACACTGACATCTTACATATGCTGTAAGAGGTTTAAAAAGCACAGGAAGAAACGATCAGAAGTGGAAATacctttaaaaatgaagaatgaCTCGATGCAGGGTGTGAACAGGAAGCTCAGGCAGATCTCAAACATCTGA